Proteins encoded within one genomic window of Leptospira stimsonii:
- the truA gene encoding tRNA pseudouridine(38-40) synthase TruA — translation MNYALLVEYDGLCFHGFQTQKDLPSVQENLEKAASILLNEPIDISGAGRTDTGVHARGMMVNFKTQKVVQNFSKFLLSMNALTDPGLSILSMKEVEENFDSRFSCHSREYEYLLLNTKFPRPTWKNRAFWYQHKIDVPRLEAELELLKGEHDFRSLAKAVSMKNRSTVRTILEARLERSAEFDGLFKVRIRANGFLHNMIRILTGTLLEIANGKRNDTNILQILSSRDRTIAGITLPPHGLYFIRAYYDSHPSIDSMYSLRDLYRS, via the coding sequence ATAAACTACGCCCTCCTCGTCGAATACGACGGTCTTTGTTTTCACGGCTTTCAAACTCAAAAGGATCTGCCCAGCGTTCAGGAGAATCTGGAAAAGGCGGCCTCCATTCTTCTCAATGAACCAATCGATATATCCGGCGCGGGAAGAACGGACACGGGAGTGCACGCTCGCGGAATGATGGTCAATTTCAAAACGCAAAAGGTTGTTCAGAATTTCAGCAAGTTTCTCCTGAGTATGAATGCGCTCACCGATCCGGGACTTTCCATTTTATCGATGAAAGAAGTGGAGGAGAATTTTGATTCCCGATTTTCCTGTCATTCCAGGGAATACGAATATCTCCTCCTCAACACGAAGTTCCCGCGACCTACGTGGAAAAATCGAGCCTTCTGGTATCAACATAAGATTGACGTTCCACGCTTGGAAGCTGAACTGGAATTATTAAAGGGAGAGCACGACTTTCGAAGTTTAGCAAAGGCGGTCTCCATGAAAAATCGATCCACGGTTCGGACGATTTTAGAGGCGAGACTGGAACGAAGCGCGGAATTTGACGGTCTCTTCAAGGTAAGGATCCGGGCGAACGGCTTTCTTCACAATATGATTCGGATTCTTACGGGTACCCTTCTGGAAATCGCAAACGGCAAACGAAACGATACAAACATTCTCCAGATTCTTTCCTCCAGAGATAGAACGATTGCCGGTATCACTCTTCCGCCACACGGTCTTTATTTTATCAGAGCCTATTATGATTCTCACCCGTCGATCGATTCGATGTATTCTCTCAGGGACTTGTATCGATCATGA